The Panicum virgatum strain AP13 chromosome 6K, P.virgatum_v5, whole genome shotgun sequence nucleotide sequence tagcttgcggcgtaggcggtatgatgaaaaggtgtcgtgccgtcgtatccatttaatgcggcagacgggctctgcgcggatgcgacgcatgcggctgcactgtgtacctcggtaatatgtggtctacagtgaggcctgacaaaagctgccccgcgtgccgccgcggcagagcacgcctcaaccacccaggggtccggctgcttagctccttagggcatagttacggataactacgcgagtctagGCATAGTAGGAGTGGacaccccagttgcagggtacgaCAGCATACATGATACATGTTTGGCActcttctgtttttttttaaaaaaaagaaatgactCCTTTCTTCAGGTgtaaggattcagattcaggcGTGTGAGGATATTTTTCCAAGTGAAGCACTCgcagcagattcagattcagattcgTGAGCACTGGCTACGTGGGACTCCATCCACGAGATGCATGCCGGGCGGGCGGACACTTGGCCACTTGTTCACTGGACACTAGTAGCAGGTGCATGATCGTTGATCGTTGATCGAGGAGGTGCCTGATTCTTTTCAAAAAGAGCAGAGACCTGAGGCTCCAAGGAGCTCGATCTGTCCCTAATGTATGTGCTAATGTGCGAATGAGAAGGGCACGGCCAAAATTATTCATCAGTACGTCAACCATTCGTAGTACTAGTATCTTAGATCAGATGCTCTAAGTATATACGCATGGGCCTCCACTTTAATGACGATTCACGAGTTGTATGGTGGTCCGTATAACTGAGCCCTGCGTTCTCCATCCAAGTTCAGAGCCTGCTATTTATATGCTAGCTGCAGGTTCCACTTGCTCACTTTGCATCGCAAGTTTGCAGTTGCAGCAGGTATTCCTTCCATTAATAGCATGTGCACCTCACACTGTCGGTCACCATCCTGTTCTAGCTAGGGGAAACAAGAGGAACTATTCTACACAATCTAGGGGCATCGATCGAGGGCTGTTTCTTTATGCAAACAATGTGCGCGTCTCTATTTGGCAAAATAGCCGAATTCATCCCTAAACTATCGTGTTTGGCTCAATGTTGTCCTTCAACTATAAAAAACATCCAACTCAGTCCCTGAATTATTCAAATTGGCCCAACTTCATCAATTTGCTGACGTGGCACGCCACGTTGGCTACCTCGTCACCACCTAGTCATCTTAGGGTTTCAACTCCTATTGAAATGACCATTTTACCCGTCCACGTTTTGATCAGACTAGACACATCTCATATTCTCATTTATGCCAACGGGTCTGTTCAAAACGAGATGCCGCTGACCAGTCTGGCCTATGCATGCCAAATGGTCTGTTCAAAACGAGATGCTGCTGACTGGTCAGGTCTTTTCAAAAATGAGATGTTGCTGGTATGTTCAAAACGAGGATAGCGTAAAATATAATGGTCATTTCAATAGAAGTTGAAAACCCTAAGTTGACTAGAAGGTGACGATATAGGTCAACGTGGCATGCCACATTAGCAGATGGATGAAGTTGGGCCGATTTGAATAgctcagaattaaattggatgtttTCGTTGTTGAAGGATGAAATTGGGCTATGCATAGTTcaggaaaacaaaaacaaaagcaCGCATGCGGTTCATATTCTAGGTGTGGAAAGCTTTTTATAATATAATGGACGAATAATCAAATACGACAATATATGAATGTGTCGTGAACGAAGAGTGAAAATAGGTGTGTGAAAATTTACGTAGTATGTCGTCGAGATAGGAACACATACATGTATTGCACGGATGATTGTTGCTAGCATGCATACGCCAACAcgaacaaacaaataaaatgcTTAAAGGCCTGTTCGGATTGAGTATTAAGTATATGTATGCCGAAGGAAAGTATTATTGAGGTTAATTATTGTCGAATTTGAACTGATTACAGCAACAAATAACAAGCGTACGAGCTGAGCATGCATTGGTATGCGTGCATTATCGATCAGTGTCGAGAAGACTTTAATTTGGGGCCAGATGCATGGTAGTCAACTAGGGATTCCGATCCAAGCTAGCTAGTGGCTAACCGCTCTCCTGCAGCCTGTGGAGCAAGGCGGCGCGGAGGCAGTCCGCATCCCGGAGCTCGGCGGGCACGTCGACGACGGCGTCCTGCACGGTCACCCCGCCCACGCGGCACGCGCAGGCGTGCAGCACCGGCAGGTCCAGCGCGCGGAGCGCGTCCATGAGGCGCGCGGGGCCGTGGCGCGCCGCGGTCGTCAGGcgcagcgtcgccgccgcctcccgcccgaCCACCATCCGTACCTCCAGCTTCTCCTCCTCCCCGAGCTCGAAGTCGAACgagccggccggcgccgcggcggcagcggcggcggcggcggcgtccgccacGAAGAAGGGGCGGTTCGCCTTCCGCGCCGCGGCAGCCCGCCTGGCCTCGGCCTCGAGCTGCTCCACGCGGGCGCGCAGCTCGGCGATGTaggcggtggcgtcggcgaggaGGGACGTCTTGTCCATCCGGGTCACGTTGGGCACGGCGGCCCGGAGGTCGCAGAACCGGCGGTGGAGCTTGTCCCGCCGGTGCCGCTCGGCTTCCATGTGGCTGACGGCAGGGCCGCCCCCGGCTCTGGGCCCAGGCGGCTTCCGCCCCCGCTTCGTCGCCGCAGCGGCCGGTGGGTTCCTGCTGGACAGGTCAGCGGAGCGCGCCGAGAGCAAGGCCCCGTCGTCGCCCCACACGGCTCCATGCTCTAGGAGTCGTTGCTCCTGTACgttgctgtcgtcgtcgtccatgAGCCATTGCTCCGGCACCTCGGTGTAGGGGAACTCGAGCACGCCGCCGTTGCTGGCCGCGGAGAAGAAAGAGGCTGGGGAAGGTGGgctgctggtggaggaggtgggacGGCCATGCTCATCCATGGACAGGAGCAGCACTGTCCAACAGCTAGTACTCCTACAACTGTACAAAGCGAATACAGTATGGGGGTGATTGGTAGGTTTATGCAGTGCAGCATATACATGGTTGGTTACCTGAACAGGGTGCTCGCGTCAGGCCCTCcactcgccccccccccccccccccacccacctgCTGCTCGTGCCGCCGCACCATTCTGCTTGGCCGCCCTCGCCCCCTTGCGTCGCATAAACACCTTCTTTATATTTTGTACtacttattttttttctcaaatttatgGTTTAGAGAAAGCCAGGTAATCCGATAGCTTCCTTGTGGCAAGCAAGTGGTGATGGGTTAAGGGCAAGTTCAACGGTCAACCGATGCCGTCATCTTGCATCAAACGCAGCAAAATACGCCTTTAGAGCCCGTTaggtaccaaaaattttcacccaaaaatttttaccTCCcatttgaacacatgtatgtagtattaaatatagttaaaaaaataaaattaattgcaccgtttgaatgtacacgacgagacgaatcttttgagcctaattagtgcataattagccataagtgctacagtaacccacatccGCTAATGATGCAGTCAAATGcatcaaaagatttgtctcacgATTTtcaggtgagttctgaaattattttttaattagtgttcgaaaaacccTCCTGACATCTGCTCAAACAGTCGATTTAAcattcaaaaattttcattttgAAAACTAAATAGCCAATTGAATGCAGAGAGAGAGCAGAGCCGGCCCTTGGTTCATCTATGGTGCGAGCCCATTCTTCCACACGAAGCGACGACTCGGCGCTCGCGTTGTAGGAGTCGCTCTCGTCAGCACCAACGATGCGGATCTGATGCGCCCCTCTTCTCACGCGGGGATTTTGCTGCGCGCCAAGGTTCCCGCCATGCTTCTCCTCGAAATCCACCTCCGCTCAAATACCTGCTACCTGATGCTCCGCCCGCCAATCTTCCAACCCTAGCTTTGTTGTCAGCTCCGTCGGCGGCGATGCGGCAGGCAgagaaggaggaggcggcggcggtgccgcgaGAGCTGCTCAAGGCCGGGGCCAGTCGGGTGAGAAAAACAGTCAAGGCATtgatgcataattttttttatttggagtCGTTTAGTGTcccaaattttaattttaaattttaaatttcaaaatctatagATTTACAGCAATATTTTGGGACCCTAAACAATTCTAATTCAGAAACTTTTCAACTACGGAGTTATAGATCACATTGAGagctacaattttgatataaagtttgtcttcattcgagtttatatgaaaaagttatgaattattTTTTGATATAGAGTTTTTAGATCGTATTGTTTTAatctagatcagacttaaaatCAAGCTTAGGAACCGGGATAATACAACTGAATaagtttgaggacctaaacGGGTGATTTCAAAGTTTATGGACTGACATGACACAGccaaacaagtttgaggaccgaGATAACCCAGACGAATaagtttgaggacctaaacAGTCGATATGCAAGCTTAGGGACCGAGATGACACAACGgtacaagtttagggaccaCTAATGGACTTTACTCTTTTATTGATGGTTGGAAAAACTGAGGTCAATCTCAATGGAGAATGTCATCGCACAGTTACCAAAATTGGAAATTTGAGAACTGTACCAGCGGAGTGTCATGGTGGTGACACTCCTCTCTGATCCTGTGAcacccctcctctcttctcATAAATAACTCtgtcatgtcagcaaatttGCTGATATGACGTGATAT carries:
- the LOC120639274 gene encoding transcription factor bHLH14-like, which encodes MDEHGRPTSSTSSPPSPASFFSAASNGGVLEFPYTEVPEQWLMDDDDSNVQEQRLLEHGAVWGDDGALLSARSADLSSRNPPAAAATKRGRKPPGPRAGGGPAVSHMEAERHRRDKLHRRFCDLRAAVPNVTRMDKTSLLADATAYIAELRARVEQLEAEARRAAAARKANRPFFVADAAAAAAAAAAPAGSFDFELGEEEKLEVRMVVGREAAATLRLTTAARHGPARLMDALRALDLPVLHACACRVGGVTVQDAVVDVPAELRDADCLRAALLHRLQESG